A window of Theileria equi strain WA chromosome 4 map unlocalized gcontig_1105471998858, whole genome shotgun sequence contains these coding sequences:
- a CDS encoding hypothetical protein (encoded by transcript BEWA_017300A) → MADTSIESLEHDIIKLYSNSSEISDLQECLKDFQESEESWEVCTRMLERYSTAISDNSIEAVLPLLLYSTSTLRYHAYNGFKHHLKHCVGEELHKLWDICEHMMELLSIYSHGPRTISTQLSCVAATAIIFAYDATLTESELLLLAAINKTVEGSVAHYLLISSVVEESFNDNILISLEHRSSFIRSCAMISPRIFERLFSTSYDMSVETLRINALSDWISLHFRLLRRFGGFRMEQSFFDKNDRIYEDSLMSRLPKDDCTLVFNSLNALYALNIIKVIFDFIKFGIATNDHTIIEPSCNALVQLLALCQIDLPTLLIVATNNQPPSSRGSDAWKNSCRKALSNLATIISTMVMESVDAFAAILEPIVKCAEMEKSIGFLPYQISKTLLSTLVIMSAEHLPFSLYFDPESRPKIEHVCNFVNLFLFGSSFELRELVLDFWASFQSHFLPTRRDISISNTSITENMRLTTISSLRPLYELFLINLYRSVSVNNFENQDYLETYNELVSVSMREASLLTGPEYILKLVNDDLPHLSKGTNWKILERSAFSIYSVASLLTAGRDNIVRKILLIATDSIKFREIISLDPSKASSVQRTISKLILWTCAFIAKDQKLYINTYNLLFNEIIANNYMDIITDQAIVGLCYCIDAKKSEEDFVKMMKYLITSITESKSMIDLRIEMVEAILDLLTRVSEPTRSILWKEMLDISSNRIKDMLLTEMTEDFKLFILIVMSLNNFHGNSGYRHDVSSDIMILLKRVNLLSNFWEFLAKVYGQVVFIDEPDLGATKPQNEFMKNRVSLLVWLFNNTKRGEFFHLGLIKVLLVKKYVVSNTRLFSRMFDSLTSIYSDIDVLLSKNQNLMEDHLADVLECTREIFGNWEFANKLLEWEGICNFITSLISALPMEYPDVNNLAFLVLAKFVGWADLPKELYMNTDADFIAVIKSSKSIVRSLLNSSIKNSKNRTLIYVIINTVITCTISKPCQMDSWIPSTAQILSVLLTCNATSQNANISLKTILTASCKSISPLEIRYYYRKIVSSGGAREIAFLLRSLSDYYRSKSVSEELD, encoded by the exons ATGGCGGATACCTCCATAGAATCCCTGGAACATGATATCATTAAACTCTACAGCAACTCTAGCGAAATTTCCGACTTACAGGAATGTCTGAAGGACTTTCAGGAAAGTGAAGAATCATGGGAGGTGTGTACCCGAATGCTAGAGAGGTACTCCACTGCGATATCAGATAATAGCATCGAAGCGGTACTTCCATTGTTACTCTATTCAACCAGCACTCTGAGATATCACGCGTACAATGGATTCAAACATCATTTAAAGCATTGTGTTGGTGAAGAATTACACAAACTATGGGATATCTGCGAACATATGATGGAGCTCCTCTCTATCTACAGTCATGGGCCTAGGACAATATCCACACAATTAAGTTGTGTAGCTGCCACTGCGATAATCTTTGCCTACGATGCTACGCTTACAGAGTCAGAATTGTTGTTATTAGCAGCAATAAACAAAACCGTTGAGGGAAGCGTTGCGCATTATCTTCTGATATCTAGTGTTGTGGAAGAGTCATTCAACGACAACATTCTGATATCACTAGAGCATAGGTCATCATTCATACGGAGTTGCGCAATGATATCTCCAAGAATATTTGAAAGGTTATTCTCTACTTCCTATGATATGTCTGTTGAAACTCTTCGGATTAATGCCTTGTCTGACTGGATAAGTCTCCACTTTCGACTTTTGAGACGTTTTGGAGGGTTTAGAATGGAACAATCCTTTTTTGACAAAAACGATCGTATTTATGAAGATTCCTTAATGAGCAGGCTCCCTAAAGATGATTGTACATTGGTTTTTAACAGTCTAAATGCTCTTTACGCTTTGAACATTATAAAGGTTATATTTGATTTCATCAAGTTTGGAATAGCAACCAATGATCATACTATCATAGAGCCCTCATGTAATGCGCTTGTACAACTATTAGCTCTATGTCAAATTGATTTACCTACTCTTTTAATAGTTGCTACAAACAACCAACCTCCATCATCAAGAGGTTCTGATGCATGGAAGAATTCATGCCGTAAGGCACTTTCTAATCTAGCTACAATTATATCCACAATGGTTATGGAATCTGTGGATGCCTTTGCTGCTATTTTGGAACCGATTGTAAAATGTGCTGAGATGGAAAAAAGCATCGGCTTCCTGCCCTATCAGATAAGCAAGACTCTTCTCAGTACACTTGTAATAATGAGTGCTGAGCATCTGCCTTTCTCACTCTATTTTGATCCAGAAAGTAGACCTAAAATCGAACATGTGTGTAATTTTGTAAACTTGTTTTTGTTTGGGTCATCCTTTGAGCTTAGGGAACTTGTATTGGATTTTTGGGCATCATTTCAAAGCCATTTCTTACCTACTCGGAGGGACATTTCAATTTCCAATACATCAATCACTGAGAATATGCGTTTAACAACAATTTCATCCCTTAGACCCTTGTATGAACTGTTTTTAATAAACTTGTATAGAAGTGTCTCTGTTAATAATTTTGAGAATCAAGATTACCTAGAGACATACAATGAGCTTGTTTCTGTATCTATGCGAGAAGCATCCTTATTAACTGGTCCAGAATATATTTTGAAGCTTGTAAATGACGATCTTCCACATTTGTCGAAGGGGACCAATTGGAAGATTCTTGAAAGGTCAGCCTTTTCAATATATTCTGTGGCTAGCCTTTTAACTGCCGGAAGGGACAATATTGTTAGAAAAATACTCCTTATTGCAACAGATAGTATCAAATTTCGGGAAATAATATCATTGGACCCATCCAAAGCTTCTTCTGTTCAAAGGACTATATCCAAGCTAATTTTATGGACTTGTGCTTTCATAGCTAAAGATCAAAAGCTATACATTAATACCTATAACTTGCTATTCAACGAGATTATCGCAAATAATTACATGGATATAATAACGGACCAGGCTATAGTAGGTCTCTGTTACTGTATTGATGCTAAAAAGTCTGAAGAAGATTTTgtaaagatgatgaagtACTTGATAACGAGTATTACTGAATCTAAAAGTATGATTGATCTCAGAATCGAAATGGTGGAAGCAATACTAGACCTTTTGACCAGAGTTTCTGAGCCCACAAGATCTATCTTGTGGAAGGAGATGTTAGACATTTCCTCCAATCGTATAAAGGATATGCTTTTGACGGAAATGACAGAAGATTTCAAGCTTTTTATTCTGATTGTAATGTCTCTAAATAACTTTCATGGAAATTCTGGGTATAGGCATGATGTAAGTAGTGATATAATGATATTGCTAAAGAGGGTCAATCTTTTGAGTAATTTTTGGGAATTTTTGGCAAAGGTATATGGTCAAGTTGTATTTATTGATGAACCAGATTTGGGAGCTACTAAACCGCAAAATGAGTTTATGAAAAATAGAGTATCTTTGTTGGTTTGGTTATTCAACAATACTAAACGCGGGGAATTCTTTCATTTGGGTCTCATAAAAGTTCTGTTGGTGAAAAAATATGTTGTTTCAAACACGAGATTGTTTTCACGGATGTTTGATTCTTTGACATCTATATATTCTGACATTGATGTTTTATTATCAAAAAACCAAAATCTAATGGAAGATCACTTAGCTGACGTATTGGAATGCACAAGAGAAATATTTGGAAACTGGGAATTTGCAAATAAATTACTGGAGTGGGAAGGTATATGTAATTTTATAACATCACTAATTTCTGCTCTTCCAATGGAATATCCCGATGTTAATAACCTTGCATTTTTGGTTTTAGCAAAGTTCGTTGGATGGGCTGATCTACCAAAGGAGCTTTATATGAATACAGATGCTGATTTTATTGCTGTTATAAAGTCATCAAAGTCCATAGTAAGGTCTCTTTTGAATTCAAGCATTAAAAACTCGAAGAATCGTACACTTATCTATGTCATTATTAACACTGTAATTACCTGTACTATCTCAAAACCATGTCAAATGGATAGTTGGATACCATCTACAGCTCAAATACTTTCTGTACTATTAACTTGTAATGCAACATCGCAAAATGCCAATATATCGCTCAAGACAATACTCACT GCCTCTTGTAAATCTATTTCTCCGCTTGAAATTCGTTATTATTACCGCAAAATTGTAAGTTCGGGTGGAGCACGTGAAATCGCATTTTTGCTACGAAGTCTTTCCGATTATTACAGGAGCAAATCTGTATCGGAGGAGCTAGATTGA